In the Brachyhypopomus gauderio isolate BG-103 chromosome 4, BGAUD_0.2, whole genome shotgun sequence genome, one interval contains:
- the LOC143513091 gene encoding scavenger receptor cysteine-rich type 1 protein M130 isoform X2, with translation MWFLFIFLQVSAQEHIALRGSDSPCKGRLEVYHENQWGLVCHHNWDNRNGEVVCKSLDCGSHLDSGYANYDYPLNQSMVFWMDEVRCSGHEERLWQCTFPGWNATQCNPNNYVKVKCSGHITLTLNNLGIHNTCAGVVQFHASLNSTFGVCNTDWVFYSDARKADMVCRELKCGSHHKIPKPLQTSRSVPDYVALNCIGGETFAWQCVNRVSSKQNTCKEEASVICSEYVSVRLRGGTDVCNGTLEQFNTTRSSWTPVQYSATRLKSYNAGDICARLMCGNSVRVEPKNKNILITCSDRVKVELVSEDRVSRCHGDVYISINGVKHEVCGDGKDEQEQRRTGRVVCRELGCGELLVARPGEYAGDRVFSNVECDGHEQSLWECLGKNMIACARTFRVACADSGEVRLEDGLSRCSGRLEVKFEGAWWSATGDWRSNNSDVVCRHLNCGESFVTEDNLFVNGTLPALKWSLHCEKSTTRISQCFWNKTDRQPALNPVNIICTREEVWSLQGSLPCKGRVKVEVGGKSRFLTAVDVWNNETAATVCGRLLCGGVSYREGAGRSNSTSTPFSNRTNETTPWDHVNCSGSMNVQLQNDKKERCWGKVEVCTGGQCGGVCRDTWKKVHSRILCQNLGCGGVIDEYGGPESSVTVGSIHCPNGAENLGQCNFVPMAEASRCKNPAYVACAGSVQAALCDHRDQCAGQAGLFHLGEWRPLCQTGIDNQTLDTICRSVNCGKSVSFTADDDPSATGLLQVSCKDDISTCDFTHAKVTKCPLGHLTCTDWSRVLLTNPSSACNGSVYVLKGGVLLNPLTKRGTEQDVARRCSSLQCGNTNITAVDTRLWEWGPTCSNKLTDVWGFGDGVHGQTSMSDQKSEITCTGEPVLSLQGNCTGEVRLNQQVGVCAEPQLPHNALVELCHTLDCSTYIKSWTSPRQGPAHHFRCSGHENRLWQCSSKQANCMQVVSVACSKGVEFQFTEKCGGELQVRYRERWEPVCKLTLQDAHVACREMNCGNAVYSEAGSNRFEIDISVNCQQRRYLRYCLQLTSSCKDGPAKITCDKYVTEEQPGNLALTLGLTVGLGLVLVSIAVVIWQRKRFLSMLRLRPSDRDVEISGDLTGRVLPGRKSSAYEMDDYEDVDPLQIPEDDSEDENAGSCGHSSGTEYDDVDETNVKPACNSRSDQLLPPRPADSLDHEEELDMVEDYDDVMSANMVSDEESPASSPRPPAPVAADDQTKQGGEK, from the exons ATGTGGTTCCTCTTTATCTTCTTACAAGTATCAG CACAAGAACATATTGCTTTAAGGGGCTCGGACAGCCCGTGCAAGGGTCGTCTTGAGGTCTACCATGAGAACCAGTGGGGCTTGGTCTGCCATCATAACTGGGACAACAGAAATGGTGAGGTGGTGTGCAAGTCCCTGGACTGTGGTTCGCACCTGGATTCGGGCTACGCTAACTACGACTACCCGCTTAACCAGTCCATGGTGTTTTGGATGGACGAGGTGAGGTGCAGCGGGCATGAGGAAAGACTCTGGCAGTGCACATTCCCTGGGTGGAACGCAACCCAGTGCAACCCCAACAACTACGTCAAGGTCAAATGCTCAG GGCACATTACTCTGACTTTAAATAACTTGGGAATCCACAACACGTGTGCTGGAGTGGTTCAGTTTCATGCGTCACTCAACTCCACATTTGGTGTGTGTAATACAGACTGGG TCTTTTATTCAGATGCACGCAAGGCAGATATGGTGTGCAGAGAACTTAAGTGTGGAAGCCATCACAAGATCCCCAAACCCTTGCAGACAAGCAGGAGCGTTCCAGACTACGTTGCTCTCAACTGTATTGGTGGAGAGACGTTCGCGTGGCAGTGTGTGAACAGGGTTTCCTCAAAGCAGAATACATGCAAAGAAGAAGCCAGTGTCATCTGCTCAG AATACGTCAGTGTCCGTCTGCGAGGTGGCACCGATGTTTGCAACGGAACCCTGGAACAGTTTAACACCACTCGGTCCTCCTGGACTCCTGTACAATATTCAGCTACAAGGCTGAAGAGCTACAACGCTGGAGACATATGTGCTAGGCTGATGTGTGGGAATTCTGTACGTGTTGAACCTAAAAACAAGAACATCCTGATTACATGTTCAG ACCGTGTTAAAGTGGAGCTGGTGAGTGAGGACCGGGTCTCCCGGTGTCACGGGGACGTCTACATCAGTATCAACGGTGTAAAACACGAGGTGTGCGGGGACGGAAAGGACGAGCAGGAGCAGCGCCGAACGGGGAGAGTGGTGTGTCGCGAGCTCGGCTGCGGAGAGCTGCTCGTGGCGCGCCCAGGAGAGTATGCGGGTGACCGCGTGTTCAGTAACGTGGAGTGCGACGGGCACGAGCAGTCGCTGTGGGAGTGCTTAGGCAAAAACATGATCGCGTGCGCTcggaccttcagagtcgcctgtgCAG ACAGCGGGGAGGTGCGTCTTGAGGACGGGTTGAGCAGATGCTCGGGCCGACTGGAGGTGAAGTTCGAGGGGGCATGGTGGAGTGCCACGGGAGACTGGAGGAGCAATAATTCAGACGTGGTGTGTCGACATCTTAATTGTGGCGAATCGTTCGTTACTGAAGATAATCTGTTCGTCAACGGCACGCTCCCTGCGCTGAAATGGAGTCTGCATTGCGAGAAATCCACTACTCGGATCTCGCAGTGCTTCTGGAACAAGACCGATAGACAGCCTGCTTTGAACCCCGTCAATATCATCTGCACAa GGGAAGAGGTCTGGTCCCTTCAGGGCAGCTTGCCGTGTAAGGGTAGAGTGAAAGTTGAAGTTGGCGGGAAAAGTCGTTTCTTAACTGCTGTCGACGTGTGGAATAACGAAACAGCGGCGACGGTCTGCGGGCGTCTGCTGTGCGGTGGCGTGAGTTACCGTGAGGGCGCTGGCCGCAgtaactccacctccacgccgtTCTCCAATCGTACTAACGAGACCACACCATGGGACCACGTGAACTGCTCAG GTTCGATGAATGTGCAGTTGCAGAATGATAAGAAGGAGCGATGCTgggggaaggtggaggtgtgcacAGGTGggcagtgtggaggtgtgtgcagGGACACCTGGAAGAAGGTCCATTCCAGAATCCTCTGTCAGAACCTGGGCTGCGGAGGTGTGATCGATGAGTACGGCGGGCCAGAGTCCAGCGTCACCGTGGGCAGCATACACTGCCCAAATGGTGCAGAGAACCTTGGCCAGTGCAACTTTGTGCCCATGGCTGAGGCCTCTCGGTGCAAGAACCCGGCCTACGTCGCCTGTGCCG GCAGTGTGCAGGCAGCACTGTGTGACCACAGGGATCAGTGTGCCGGACAAGCTGGCCTTTTTCACCTCGGAGAGTGGAGACCTCTTTGTCAAACTGGAATCGACAACCAGACCCTTGACACCATTTGCAGGAGCGTCAACTGTGGAAAGTCTGTCAGCTTCACGGCAGATGATGATCCTTCCGCGACGGGCCTGTTGCAAGTCTCTTGCAAAGACGATATTTCCACATGTGATTTCACTCATGCAAAAGTGACAAAGTGTCCTCTTGGCCATCTCACATGCACAG ATTGGTCGAGGGTTCTCCTCACTAACCCTTCGTCTGCGTGCAATGGCTCCGTGTACGTGCTGAAAGGAGGCGTTCTCCTCAACCCGCTCACCAAGAGAGGCACGGAGCAGGACGTAGCCAGACGGTGCAGCAGTCTGCAGTGTGGGAACACCAACATCACTGCCGTAGACACACGCCTGTGGGAGTGGGGCCCCACGTGCTCAAACAAGCTCACGGACGTCTGGGGGTTTGGGGATGGAGTGCATGGCCAAACCTCTATGAGCGACCAAAAATCGGAAATTACATGCACAG gtgaGCCCGTGTTGTCGCTCCAGGGGAACTGCACGGGTGAGGTGCGCCTCAACCAGCAAGTGGGCGTGTGTGCTGAGCCCCAGCTGCCCCACAATGCCTTAGTTGAGCTGTGCCACACCCTGGACTGCAGCACATACATCAAGAGCTGGACCTCCCCGAGACAGGGCCCGGCCCACCACTTCAGGTGCTCCGGCCACGAGAACCGCTTGTGGCAGTGCAGCTCGAAGCAGGCCAACTGTATGCAGGTGGTCTCGGTAGCCTGCTCAA AGGGCGTTGAGTTCCAGTTCACAGAGAAATGCGGCGGTGAGCTTCAGGTGCGTTACAGAGAACGTTGGGAACCTGTCTGTAAGCTCACGCTGCAGGATGCTCACGTGGCGTGTCGGGAGATGAATTGTGGGAATGCAGTGTACAGTGAGGCAGGAAGTAATAGGTTTGAAATAGATATATCAGTCAATTGTCAACAACGGCGCTATCTGAGGTATTGCCTCCAACTTACGTCGTCCTGCAAAGATGGACCTGCTAAAATCACGTGTGACA AATATGTCACTGAGGAACAACCGGGGAACCTGGCACTTACACTTGGTCTCACAGTGGGACTTGGGCTGGTACTGGTCTCCATAGCAGTTGTGATCTGGCAAAGAAAACGCTTCCTGTCTATGT tGAGATTAAGGCCGTCTGACAGGGATGTGGAGATCAGTGGGGATTTGACAGGCAGGG TTTTACCCGGTAGAAAGTCATCAGCGTATGAAATGGATGACTACGAAGACGTGGATCCGCTCCAAATCCCAGAGGACGACA gtgaAGATGAGAACGCCGGTTCATGTGGACATTCTTCTGGGACTGAATATGATGATGTGGATGAAACTAATGTCAAACCAGCATGCAACAGCCGCTCTGATCAACTCCTTCCCCCCAGACCTGCTGACTCACTGG ATCATGAGGAAGAGCTTGACATGGTGGAGGactatgatgatgtcatgtctgctAACATGGTCAGTGATGAAGAAAGCCCCGCCTCTTCACCCAGACCTCCAGCTCCGGTCGCCGCTGACGACCAGACCAAGCAAGGAGGAGAAAAGTGA
- the LOC143513091 gene encoding scavenger receptor cysteine-rich type 1 protein M130 isoform X3, with product MWFLFIFLQVSAQEHIALRGSDSPCKGRLEVYHENQWGLVCHHNWDNRNGEVVCKSLDCGSHLDSGYANYDYPLNQSMVFWMDEVRCSGHEERLWQCTFPGWNATQCNPNNYVKVKCSGHITLTLNNLGIHNTCAGVVQFHASLNSTFGVCNTDWVFYSDARKADMVCRELKCGSHHKIPKPLQTSRSVPDYVALNCIGGETFAWQCVNRVSSKQNTCKEEASVICSEYVSVRLRGGTDVCNGTLEQFNTTRSSWTPVQYSATRLKSYNAGDICARLMCGNSVRVEPKNKNILITCSDRVKVELVSEDRVSRCHGDVYISINGVKHEVCGDGKDEQEQRRTGRVVCRELGCGELLVARPGEYAGDRVFSNVECDGHEQSLWECLGKNMIACARTFRVACADSGEVRLEDGLSRCSGRLEVKFEGAWWSATGDWRSNNSDVVCRHLNCGESFVTEDNLFVNGTLPALKWSLHCEKSTTRISQCFWNKTDRQPALNPVNIICTREEVWSLQGSLPCKGRVKVEVGGKSRFLTAVDVWNNETAATVCGRLLCGGVSYREGAGRSNSTSTPFSNRTNETTPWDHVNCSGSMNVQLQNDKKERCWGKVEVCTGGQCGGVCRDTWKKVHSRILCQNLGCGGVIDEYGGPESSVTVGSIHCPNGAENLGQCNFVPMAEASRCKNPAYVACAGSVQAALCDHRDQCAGQAGLFHLGEWRPLCQTGIDNQTLDTICRSVNCGKSVSFTADDDPSATGLLQVSCKDDISTCDFTHAKVTKCPLGHLTCTDWSRVLLTNPSSACNGSVYVLKGGVLLNPLTKRGTEQDVARRCSSLQCGNTNITAVDTRLWEWGPTCSNKLTDVWGFGDGVHGQTSMSDQKSEITCTGEPVLSLQGNCTGEVRLNQQVGVCAEPQLPHNALVELCHTLDCSTYIKSWTSPRQGPAHHFRCSGHENRLWQCSSKQANCMQVVSVACSKGVEFQFTEKCGGELQVRYRERWEPVCKLTLQDAHVACREMNCGNAVYSEAGSNRFEIDISVNCQQRRYLRYCLQLTSSCKDGPAKITCDKYVTEEQPGNLALTLGLTVGLGLVLVSIAVVIWQRKRFLSMLRLRPSDRDVEISGDLTGRGEDENAGSCGHSSGTEYDDVDETNVKPACNSRSDQLLPPRPADSLDHEEELDMVEDYDDVMSANMVSDEESPASSPRPPAPVAADDQTKQGGEK from the exons ATGTGGTTCCTCTTTATCTTCTTACAAGTATCAG CACAAGAACATATTGCTTTAAGGGGCTCGGACAGCCCGTGCAAGGGTCGTCTTGAGGTCTACCATGAGAACCAGTGGGGCTTGGTCTGCCATCATAACTGGGACAACAGAAATGGTGAGGTGGTGTGCAAGTCCCTGGACTGTGGTTCGCACCTGGATTCGGGCTACGCTAACTACGACTACCCGCTTAACCAGTCCATGGTGTTTTGGATGGACGAGGTGAGGTGCAGCGGGCATGAGGAAAGACTCTGGCAGTGCACATTCCCTGGGTGGAACGCAACCCAGTGCAACCCCAACAACTACGTCAAGGTCAAATGCTCAG GGCACATTACTCTGACTTTAAATAACTTGGGAATCCACAACACGTGTGCTGGAGTGGTTCAGTTTCATGCGTCACTCAACTCCACATTTGGTGTGTGTAATACAGACTGGG TCTTTTATTCAGATGCACGCAAGGCAGATATGGTGTGCAGAGAACTTAAGTGTGGAAGCCATCACAAGATCCCCAAACCCTTGCAGACAAGCAGGAGCGTTCCAGACTACGTTGCTCTCAACTGTATTGGTGGAGAGACGTTCGCGTGGCAGTGTGTGAACAGGGTTTCCTCAAAGCAGAATACATGCAAAGAAGAAGCCAGTGTCATCTGCTCAG AATACGTCAGTGTCCGTCTGCGAGGTGGCACCGATGTTTGCAACGGAACCCTGGAACAGTTTAACACCACTCGGTCCTCCTGGACTCCTGTACAATATTCAGCTACAAGGCTGAAGAGCTACAACGCTGGAGACATATGTGCTAGGCTGATGTGTGGGAATTCTGTACGTGTTGAACCTAAAAACAAGAACATCCTGATTACATGTTCAG ACCGTGTTAAAGTGGAGCTGGTGAGTGAGGACCGGGTCTCCCGGTGTCACGGGGACGTCTACATCAGTATCAACGGTGTAAAACACGAGGTGTGCGGGGACGGAAAGGACGAGCAGGAGCAGCGCCGAACGGGGAGAGTGGTGTGTCGCGAGCTCGGCTGCGGAGAGCTGCTCGTGGCGCGCCCAGGAGAGTATGCGGGTGACCGCGTGTTCAGTAACGTGGAGTGCGACGGGCACGAGCAGTCGCTGTGGGAGTGCTTAGGCAAAAACATGATCGCGTGCGCTcggaccttcagagtcgcctgtgCAG ACAGCGGGGAGGTGCGTCTTGAGGACGGGTTGAGCAGATGCTCGGGCCGACTGGAGGTGAAGTTCGAGGGGGCATGGTGGAGTGCCACGGGAGACTGGAGGAGCAATAATTCAGACGTGGTGTGTCGACATCTTAATTGTGGCGAATCGTTCGTTACTGAAGATAATCTGTTCGTCAACGGCACGCTCCCTGCGCTGAAATGGAGTCTGCATTGCGAGAAATCCACTACTCGGATCTCGCAGTGCTTCTGGAACAAGACCGATAGACAGCCTGCTTTGAACCCCGTCAATATCATCTGCACAa GGGAAGAGGTCTGGTCCCTTCAGGGCAGCTTGCCGTGTAAGGGTAGAGTGAAAGTTGAAGTTGGCGGGAAAAGTCGTTTCTTAACTGCTGTCGACGTGTGGAATAACGAAACAGCGGCGACGGTCTGCGGGCGTCTGCTGTGCGGTGGCGTGAGTTACCGTGAGGGCGCTGGCCGCAgtaactccacctccacgccgtTCTCCAATCGTACTAACGAGACCACACCATGGGACCACGTGAACTGCTCAG GTTCGATGAATGTGCAGTTGCAGAATGATAAGAAGGAGCGATGCTgggggaaggtggaggtgtgcacAGGTGggcagtgtggaggtgtgtgcagGGACACCTGGAAGAAGGTCCATTCCAGAATCCTCTGTCAGAACCTGGGCTGCGGAGGTGTGATCGATGAGTACGGCGGGCCAGAGTCCAGCGTCACCGTGGGCAGCATACACTGCCCAAATGGTGCAGAGAACCTTGGCCAGTGCAACTTTGTGCCCATGGCTGAGGCCTCTCGGTGCAAGAACCCGGCCTACGTCGCCTGTGCCG GCAGTGTGCAGGCAGCACTGTGTGACCACAGGGATCAGTGTGCCGGACAAGCTGGCCTTTTTCACCTCGGAGAGTGGAGACCTCTTTGTCAAACTGGAATCGACAACCAGACCCTTGACACCATTTGCAGGAGCGTCAACTGTGGAAAGTCTGTCAGCTTCACGGCAGATGATGATCCTTCCGCGACGGGCCTGTTGCAAGTCTCTTGCAAAGACGATATTTCCACATGTGATTTCACTCATGCAAAAGTGACAAAGTGTCCTCTTGGCCATCTCACATGCACAG ATTGGTCGAGGGTTCTCCTCACTAACCCTTCGTCTGCGTGCAATGGCTCCGTGTACGTGCTGAAAGGAGGCGTTCTCCTCAACCCGCTCACCAAGAGAGGCACGGAGCAGGACGTAGCCAGACGGTGCAGCAGTCTGCAGTGTGGGAACACCAACATCACTGCCGTAGACACACGCCTGTGGGAGTGGGGCCCCACGTGCTCAAACAAGCTCACGGACGTCTGGGGGTTTGGGGATGGAGTGCATGGCCAAACCTCTATGAGCGACCAAAAATCGGAAATTACATGCACAG gtgaGCCCGTGTTGTCGCTCCAGGGGAACTGCACGGGTGAGGTGCGCCTCAACCAGCAAGTGGGCGTGTGTGCTGAGCCCCAGCTGCCCCACAATGCCTTAGTTGAGCTGTGCCACACCCTGGACTGCAGCACATACATCAAGAGCTGGACCTCCCCGAGACAGGGCCCGGCCCACCACTTCAGGTGCTCCGGCCACGAGAACCGCTTGTGGCAGTGCAGCTCGAAGCAGGCCAACTGTATGCAGGTGGTCTCGGTAGCCTGCTCAA AGGGCGTTGAGTTCCAGTTCACAGAGAAATGCGGCGGTGAGCTTCAGGTGCGTTACAGAGAACGTTGGGAACCTGTCTGTAAGCTCACGCTGCAGGATGCTCACGTGGCGTGTCGGGAGATGAATTGTGGGAATGCAGTGTACAGTGAGGCAGGAAGTAATAGGTTTGAAATAGATATATCAGTCAATTGTCAACAACGGCGCTATCTGAGGTATTGCCTCCAACTTACGTCGTCCTGCAAAGATGGACCTGCTAAAATCACGTGTGACA AATATGTCACTGAGGAACAACCGGGGAACCTGGCACTTACACTTGGTCTCACAGTGGGACTTGGGCTGGTACTGGTCTCCATAGCAGTTGTGATCTGGCAAAGAAAACGCTTCCTGTCTATGT tGAGATTAAGGCCGTCTGACAGGGATGTGGAGATCAGTGGGGATTTGACAGGCAGGG gtgaAGATGAGAACGCCGGTTCATGTGGACATTCTTCTGGGACTGAATATGATGATGTGGATGAAACTAATGTCAAACCAGCATGCAACAGCCGCTCTGATCAACTCCTTCCCCCCAGACCTGCTGACTCACTGG ATCATGAGGAAGAGCTTGACATGGTGGAGGactatgatgatgtcatgtctgctAACATGGTCAGTGATGAAGAAAGCCCCGCCTCTTCACCCAGACCTCCAGCTCCGGTCGCCGCTGACGACCAGACCAAGCAAGGAGGAGAAAAGTGA
- the LOC143513091 gene encoding scavenger receptor cysteine-rich type 1 protein M160 isoform X1 — translation MWFLFIFLQVSAQEHIALRGSDSPCKGRLEVYHENQWGLVCHHNWDNRNGEVVCKSLDCGSHLDSGYANYDYPLNQSMVFWMDEVRCSGHEERLWQCTFPGWNATQCNPNNYVKVKCSGHITLTLNNLGIHNTCAGVVQFHASLNSTFGVCNTDWDARKADMVCRELKCGSHHKIPKPLQTSRSVPDYVALNCIGGETFAWQCVNRVSSKQNTCKEEASVICSEYVSVRLRGGTDVCNGTLEQFNTTRSSWTPVQYSATRLKSYNAGDICARLMCGNSVRVEPKNKNILITCSDRVKVELVSEDRVSRCHGDVYISINGVKHEVCGDGKDEQEQRRTGRVVCRELGCGELLVARPGEYAGDRVFSNVECDGHEQSLWECLGKNMIACARTFRVACADSGEVRLEDGLSRCSGRLEVKFEGAWWSATGDWRSNNSDVVCRHLNCGESFVTEDNLFVNGTLPALKWSLHCEKSTTRISQCFWNKTDRQPALNPVNIICTREEVWSLQGSLPCKGRVKVEVGGKSRFLTAVDVWNNETAATVCGRLLCGGVSYREGAGRSNSTSTPFSNRTNETTPWDHVNCSGSMNVQLQNDKKERCWGKVEVCTGGQCGGVCRDTWKKVHSRILCQNLGCGGVIDEYGGPESSVTVGSIHCPNGAENLGQCNFVPMAEASRCKNPAYVACAGSVQAALCDHRDQCAGQAGLFHLGEWRPLCQTGIDNQTLDTICRSVNCGKSVSFTADDDPSATGLLQVSCKDDISTCDFTHAKVTKCPLGHLTCTDWSRVLLTNPSSACNGSVYVLKGGVLLNPLTKRGTEQDVARRCSSLQCGNTNITAVDTRLWEWGPTCSNKLTDVWGFGDGVHGQTSMSDQKSEITCTGEPVLSLQGNCTGEVRLNQQVGVCAEPQLPHNALVELCHTLDCSTYIKSWTSPRQGPAHHFRCSGHENRLWQCSSKQANCMQVVSVACSKGVEFQFTEKCGGELQVRYRERWEPVCKLTLQDAHVACREMNCGNAVYSEAGSNRFEIDISVNCQQRRYLRYCLQLTSSCKDGPAKITCDKYVTEEQPGNLALTLGLTVGLGLVLVSIAVVIWQRKRFLSMLRLRPSDRDVEISGDLTGRVLPGRKSSAYEMDDYEDVDPLQIPEDDRLPPAGEDENAGSCGHSSGTEYDDVDETNVKPACNSRSDQLLPPRPADSLDHEEELDMVEDYDDVMSANMVSDEESPASSPRPPAPVAADDQTKQGGEK, via the exons ATGTGGTTCCTCTTTATCTTCTTACAAGTATCAG CACAAGAACATATTGCTTTAAGGGGCTCGGACAGCCCGTGCAAGGGTCGTCTTGAGGTCTACCATGAGAACCAGTGGGGCTTGGTCTGCCATCATAACTGGGACAACAGAAATGGTGAGGTGGTGTGCAAGTCCCTGGACTGTGGTTCGCACCTGGATTCGGGCTACGCTAACTACGACTACCCGCTTAACCAGTCCATGGTGTTTTGGATGGACGAGGTGAGGTGCAGCGGGCATGAGGAAAGACTCTGGCAGTGCACATTCCCTGGGTGGAACGCAACCCAGTGCAACCCCAACAACTACGTCAAGGTCAAATGCTCAG GGCACATTACTCTGACTTTAAATAACTTGGGAATCCACAACACGTGTGCTGGAGTGGTTCAGTTTCATGCGTCACTCAACTCCACATTTGGTGTGTGTAATACAGACTGGG ATGCACGCAAGGCAGATATGGTGTGCAGAGAACTTAAGTGTGGAAGCCATCACAAGATCCCCAAACCCTTGCAGACAAGCAGGAGCGTTCCAGACTACGTTGCTCTCAACTGTATTGGTGGAGAGACGTTCGCGTGGCAGTGTGTGAACAGGGTTTCCTCAAAGCAGAATACATGCAAAGAAGAAGCCAGTGTCATCTGCTCAG AATACGTCAGTGTCCGTCTGCGAGGTGGCACCGATGTTTGCAACGGAACCCTGGAACAGTTTAACACCACTCGGTCCTCCTGGACTCCTGTACAATATTCAGCTACAAGGCTGAAGAGCTACAACGCTGGAGACATATGTGCTAGGCTGATGTGTGGGAATTCTGTACGTGTTGAACCTAAAAACAAGAACATCCTGATTACATGTTCAG ACCGTGTTAAAGTGGAGCTGGTGAGTGAGGACCGGGTCTCCCGGTGTCACGGGGACGTCTACATCAGTATCAACGGTGTAAAACACGAGGTGTGCGGGGACGGAAAGGACGAGCAGGAGCAGCGCCGAACGGGGAGAGTGGTGTGTCGCGAGCTCGGCTGCGGAGAGCTGCTCGTGGCGCGCCCAGGAGAGTATGCGGGTGACCGCGTGTTCAGTAACGTGGAGTGCGACGGGCACGAGCAGTCGCTGTGGGAGTGCTTAGGCAAAAACATGATCGCGTGCGCTcggaccttcagagtcgcctgtgCAG ACAGCGGGGAGGTGCGTCTTGAGGACGGGTTGAGCAGATGCTCGGGCCGACTGGAGGTGAAGTTCGAGGGGGCATGGTGGAGTGCCACGGGAGACTGGAGGAGCAATAATTCAGACGTGGTGTGTCGACATCTTAATTGTGGCGAATCGTTCGTTACTGAAGATAATCTGTTCGTCAACGGCACGCTCCCTGCGCTGAAATGGAGTCTGCATTGCGAGAAATCCACTACTCGGATCTCGCAGTGCTTCTGGAACAAGACCGATAGACAGCCTGCTTTGAACCCCGTCAATATCATCTGCACAa GGGAAGAGGTCTGGTCCCTTCAGGGCAGCTTGCCGTGTAAGGGTAGAGTGAAAGTTGAAGTTGGCGGGAAAAGTCGTTTCTTAACTGCTGTCGACGTGTGGAATAACGAAACAGCGGCGACGGTCTGCGGGCGTCTGCTGTGCGGTGGCGTGAGTTACCGTGAGGGCGCTGGCCGCAgtaactccacctccacgccgtTCTCCAATCGTACTAACGAGACCACACCATGGGACCACGTGAACTGCTCAG GTTCGATGAATGTGCAGTTGCAGAATGATAAGAAGGAGCGATGCTgggggaaggtggaggtgtgcacAGGTGggcagtgtggaggtgtgtgcagGGACACCTGGAAGAAGGTCCATTCCAGAATCCTCTGTCAGAACCTGGGCTGCGGAGGTGTGATCGATGAGTACGGCGGGCCAGAGTCCAGCGTCACCGTGGGCAGCATACACTGCCCAAATGGTGCAGAGAACCTTGGCCAGTGCAACTTTGTGCCCATGGCTGAGGCCTCTCGGTGCAAGAACCCGGCCTACGTCGCCTGTGCCG GCAGTGTGCAGGCAGCACTGTGTGACCACAGGGATCAGTGTGCCGGACAAGCTGGCCTTTTTCACCTCGGAGAGTGGAGACCTCTTTGTCAAACTGGAATCGACAACCAGACCCTTGACACCATTTGCAGGAGCGTCAACTGTGGAAAGTCTGTCAGCTTCACGGCAGATGATGATCCTTCCGCGACGGGCCTGTTGCAAGTCTCTTGCAAAGACGATATTTCCACATGTGATTTCACTCATGCAAAAGTGACAAAGTGTCCTCTTGGCCATCTCACATGCACAG ATTGGTCGAGGGTTCTCCTCACTAACCCTTCGTCTGCGTGCAATGGCTCCGTGTACGTGCTGAAAGGAGGCGTTCTCCTCAACCCGCTCACCAAGAGAGGCACGGAGCAGGACGTAGCCAGACGGTGCAGCAGTCTGCAGTGTGGGAACACCAACATCACTGCCGTAGACACACGCCTGTGGGAGTGGGGCCCCACGTGCTCAAACAAGCTCACGGACGTCTGGGGGTTTGGGGATGGAGTGCATGGCCAAACCTCTATGAGCGACCAAAAATCGGAAATTACATGCACAG gtgaGCCCGTGTTGTCGCTCCAGGGGAACTGCACGGGTGAGGTGCGCCTCAACCAGCAAGTGGGCGTGTGTGCTGAGCCCCAGCTGCCCCACAATGCCTTAGTTGAGCTGTGCCACACCCTGGACTGCAGCACATACATCAAGAGCTGGACCTCCCCGAGACAGGGCCCGGCCCACCACTTCAGGTGCTCCGGCCACGAGAACCGCTTGTGGCAGTGCAGCTCGAAGCAGGCCAACTGTATGCAGGTGGTCTCGGTAGCCTGCTCAA AGGGCGTTGAGTTCCAGTTCACAGAGAAATGCGGCGGTGAGCTTCAGGTGCGTTACAGAGAACGTTGGGAACCTGTCTGTAAGCTCACGCTGCAGGATGCTCACGTGGCGTGTCGGGAGATGAATTGTGGGAATGCAGTGTACAGTGAGGCAGGAAGTAATAGGTTTGAAATAGATATATCAGTCAATTGTCAACAACGGCGCTATCTGAGGTATTGCCTCCAACTTACGTCGTCCTGCAAAGATGGACCTGCTAAAATCACGTGTGACA AATATGTCACTGAGGAACAACCGGGGAACCTGGCACTTACACTTGGTCTCACAGTGGGACTTGGGCTGGTACTGGTCTCCATAGCAGTTGTGATCTGGCAAAGAAAACGCTTCCTGTCTATGT tGAGATTAAGGCCGTCTGACAGGGATGTGGAGATCAGTGGGGATTTGACAGGCAGGG TTTTACCCGGTAGAAAGTCATCAGCGTATGAAATGGATGACTACGAAGACGTGGATCCGCTCCAAATCCCAGAGGACGACA GgctgccccctgcaggtgaAGATGAGAACGCCGGTTCATGTGGACATTCTTCTGGGACTGAATATGATGATGTGGATGAAACTAATGTCAAACCAGCATGCAACAGCCGCTCTGATCAACTCCTTCCCCCCAGACCTGCTGACTCACTGG ATCATGAGGAAGAGCTTGACATGGTGGAGGactatgatgatgtcatgtctgctAACATGGTCAGTGATGAAGAAAGCCCCGCCTCTTCACCCAGACCTCCAGCTCCGGTCGCCGCTGACGACCAGACCAAGCAAGGAGGAGAAAAGTGA